The stretch of DNA TTGATTAGTATGTGTTCATAACACCAAGTATCATATAGAATGCATTAGCTATATCTAAATCAACAACGCTTGCCGAGTTGCGGAGTAGATGCAGCTAACAATTTAGCCGTGAATCACTCCTTTTCctggatccaggacttcctgacaggcaaactccaggtggtgagggtaggcaacacacCTCCACCACGCCGACCCTCAACATGGCGGagccccaggggtgcgtgcttYGTCCCCTACTGTCCTCMATGTACACCCACAACTGCTTGGccacacacaactccaacaccatcattaatcactaattgatgtagttctgtccttaagCTGTTCTTGTCTTTTAATGTTCTGtactatgtcatgtttcatgtggaacccaggaagagtWGCTACttttgcagcagctaatggggatcccaataaaataccaaaaataccaaGTTTCCCGATGGCACGACGGTGGTGGGCCTGATcgccgacgagacagcctacagggaggaggttagagccctGCCAGAGTGGCCTCTAatgttgatcgtggactacaggaaacaggagGGGGAGCACGCCCCTTGCCATCGACGGagctgcagtggagagggtcaaaagcttcaagttcctcagtgtgcaCATCACAGATGACCTGACATGGTCCAATCKCTCCACTACCgatgtgaagaaggtgcaacagtgcctcttcaacctcaggcgactgaagaaatttggcatggYCCCTCGGGTCCTggagaagttctacagctgcacaatcgagagcatcttgaccggctgcatcaccgtttggtacagcaactgcaccgccctcaaccataAGGTTCTACAAAGGATGGTSAggacggcccaatacatcactgggggcgaGCCCCCTGCCCTCCGGGACATGTACTccaggcggtgtctgagaaaGGCCCGAAAGATTGTCAAGGACTCCTGTCACCCGAACCACGGACTGTTCACTCTGTTCCCATCTGGCAAGTGGCATCGGAGCATTGGGTTTCGGATCAACAGGCCATCAAACTGCGGAACAGCTAACCCTAGATGTCTACCTGTACAGACATGCACCTACAGAGACTATTTGCACCTCAGAGACTATCTGCACTTTAGAGATTATTTGCACTGACTACCAACACATCGAACCCTTACCCACAAARTTACACACATGCACCCAARACActcagaactctctctctctcWCWCWCWcacacacacacacacacacacacagtcaaccctGCTGTTCTATTTATTCCACAGCGTGACATGAAGACACTACCCACTTTATACGTGTAAAAACAGTGTAATACAGTCCAGTATTACTATGCATACTATATTATTGTTATTGActaatgtactgcattgttgagggagctagcacacaagcatttcgctgtacattttatacctgctgtaaacggRGTATGCGACtaatagcatttgatttgatttaaactggTAACCGCCGTTGGAGATAATCTGTATCAATGCTAACACACTGTGCACGCAAGTTAAATATCTGGTAGAAGCAAACAACGTACGAGGTATGGCGTGCATATGGCTGCGTATGCGCAGTCTAAATAATCAAGAGAGCCCGTTAGATAACGAAGTCGAAATCCAATGTGCTGTGGTCACCGTGCAGACAGAGCATCSTCTTGCAACGCATCCATATGGTGAACGTCACTCTCAATGTATCACAGGACTCGCGTGCATTTAGCCTACACGCGATTGCAGCCTGTATTTGTCCATGTTCCATAACTTAAGTCGTGTTCTAAATTGGTAATTTTATCTAAATCCTTCCAATTTATCATTTGGTTTATGTATCAAGTTTGTGGACAGCCGACTTACCTTTTCAACCCCGATGTTGCCTTGTCCCTTGTCCTGAGGGACTTGAGTGAAACGCTCTGCCGCTAAACCCCAGTCAAACCTCTAGCGTCACCCTGCGCTGCAGCCAAGGCAACCAATGCTCGCGATATTTTGGCTTGGCGTCTTGAGAGGTGATATTCAAGTGCTTGGCACAGGGGGACGGACTGAGAAGGAAAAAAYGGGGCACTGACTGAtgattttatttcacatttttaagGTGTGTTTGTCACAGGTAAAGATCCTTTGAAATTCATCCCTGTTACATCACTGTCTTCCATCAAGTGAATTACACTGTGGGGCCCTAAAGAGGGTCCCAGCACATTAGACTGGCCTCCTGTCTATTTGTTCCACTAAAGATTATAGTTAGCCTTACACTGTACACATGCGAGATACAAAGAATAACAGATGCAAACTACAATTGGAAAAAGTTTATTAGGGAGAAAAATTGGGTGATGCAGTAGAACATCATCTCTATCACTCAACAGACATTAACACACCTCACCTCATGCTTACTGCATGCATCCTGGGATGGGCTGGATTTGCAGGGGCTTGACAAAGCTGTCAAAAGTGAAAACGGCATAGaaacacagaaaaaacacagaaatacagtaaAAGCCATGATGGTAGAAGGCTAGAAGCTAAATGAACAACTTGTGGCTGTCCTGATGAGCAATGAGTCACATCAACATGCTGAAAAGCTAAACAATACTCAAACTCTCCGTCGTGTTTACCTGTTCTCCTCATGGACAAAATATGTTATTTTGCTGCTTTTTGAATAAGCTACACAGTTGTAGTGTGATTGCACAATATACTATGCCCCTTAAATTAATCATCATGAAAAAGTAAGTGTAAGCATAAATCAGAGTTATGGTAGCCTATTGTGTTTACTTTcactccttctctgtctgtctgtctgtctgtctgtctgtctgtctgtctgtctgtctgtctgtctgtctgtctgtctgtctgtctgtctgtctgtctgtctgtctgtctgtctgtctgtctgtctgtctgtctgtctgtctgtctgtctgtctgtctgtctgtctgtctgtctgtctgtctgtctgtctgtctgtctgtctgtctgtctaaattAAAGAGCCCAATATTGAGCTACGTGGTTCATTTCATACACACTTTCCTATTAATTAATTCAATCCAAGGAAAAGCTGATTGCATCCCAAACCTTTCAAAAAAAGTTATGGTTTTTGTTTATGTAATTGTATATATTCGTGCGTGGTCTTTATCTGCACATATGGGTCTGTGGGGCATGCTATTCACAGGTCGTCAGTCTCCCCATCGAAGGGCATGGCGTCCAACTCGATGTGGATGCTGCTGGGCTCACCGCTCCCCACCCAGCCTATAGGAGTGCGGTTGAAGGAGGGTCGAGCGCCAATCTCATGCTGGTATACCATAGCCAGTTCAGGCTCATCATGGGCCACCTCATGGGTGTCTGGCAGCTGGAAGGTCATGAGCTGCGAGGCCTTATCAAAGCCCCCAAACGGTGTAGCACTCCTAAGATAGATAAAGTGATGGGCAACAAAAGAAGATGAGGAAAATAAACGAAATAAATCTTCTAAGGCAACTTCTGTACATGTGTGTCACATACATGGATGGACAATATAAGAGTCTGAGTTTGATAGTAAATGGGTGGGCTCCATTACTTCATGCTcttttcaaataaatatatattttttagatgcTATGGAGTCAACCATGCAAAGCATAGAGGGGACTGTACCTGTTGAAGGACTTGAACTTGGGCAGATCATGGTGGGCATGGGGGCCRGGCATATGATATCTCATGCTGGATGTCAGCTCCTGGTTGCCCTTCATGGCCTTTTCCCATGGTGATACGTATGAGGGGACATAATCATGCCTCTTCTTGGCCTTGTCTAAGGCAACCTCTACTCCATGACTACCTGTAGGAAAAAAACAGTGAGTCAGGAAAACAGATATTCTATCACATGATGTTCAAGCCTCTTTGGAATAAATCTCCAGGAAAAGTCAAGTCAGGCAAAATCTGATATATTGATTGCACTGCACTCCATTCATTCAAAATCACTTTTTCTAGTTGATATGAGCGGATACTGACCATGACCATGTTCTCCTGGAGCAACATCATCATGATGTGCATGTCCATGGTGTCCATGCTCATGTCCATGCTCATGTCCATGCTCATGTCCATGCTCATGACCATGCTCATGTCCATGCTCATGTCCCTGACCATGACCATGACCATGCCCATCTTTGCCTGGTTTGGGAGGGGGCACAGGAGGGCCTGCCTTCTTCTCCACCATGTGGCCACTAGCGTCCAACATCATTGTGCCACCCAGGCTGGGGACCAACTTCTGGAAGTTCTCCTGAAACGAAACACACAAGTAAGACAAGCTTCCAACCTGGGTGGTTGTTGAAATATATATTGATAGCCTCAACATTGTGATAATTTCCCTATCTATCCATGGGTTGTACTTCCTTCCCTCATCCATTGCCAATTTTCACTGCAATTGTTTTACGTTAAAGCTCTTTGGACAGAATTTCTACAtgaactatatacagtataataataatgtattattgttatatcAAGTTTTTAATTTTGACTTGGATGATTGACCTCCTTTTTCTCACCATAGACTCACTGCCGAAGAGGTCAGGGTTGTTCTCGTATATGAACTTCTCCACACGCTTCTGCCTCCTCTGGAACATCTTGGAGCCCTTGTTGGTGAAGAGGTTCAGCTCTTCCAGCATGGTGTCCTTGGGAGTCTTGATCTTCGTCCCCAGGTCAAACTCTGACGCCTCAGGCTCTGACTCATACTCTGCAGATGAGAAATGTTCACACTGTCTATTAATTTCTCTTGTTGTTTCTCTACATTGTACTGTATGAACATACTGTATAAGGCTCTATTCCATTAAACTTGTAGACCAGGTTTCCGGGATAAATCAAAAACATAATTATTCTGGTTCAGCATTTGTTCAAACTTGGATTATTGGACTCAACAATGTCTGCAGTGTGATACAAAAATACACTCAMCAATGTATCTCCCTATGCAGAAAGAATCTTACCTGTTTGGTTTGAATTGGTTCTACGTTTTGCTTAGcattgtttgaatgaatgttaaaGTACTTTGCGTGCATCATCTTTCACCTAGAAAACACATCTGTGTGGGTGTGACGTGATCTCTACATCTCAGCAGAAATTACACTCAGTGCAGATGGTTGCCTAGGAGGGGGARGCTCTCAGATTCTTGGTATCATTACGGTGGAAAATTCATAAATCTCTCTGCCCAAAGATGAACTGGCTGTTCTTCAacaatgtggaggagagagagcagagaacagctCATCCCCGAGTTTGGGCCTGACTCTGACTGAGGCTTTATGGCTTTATGAGGTAAGGCCTGAGTCGTTTTCATGTCTGTGTTGTCTATATTTGTTCTGTTCTCAGTGCTTATGATCCATTGGTCAGAAGTCACAGGGTGTTGAGACCGAGAGGATGAGTGAAGGGAGAAAGTCTTCAATCCGTAACACTGCACAGGGAAGATGTTCCACAACAATTCTTAAGCTATGGAGTAATACAATGCAGTaatacagtgcagtaatacaataCCTATATAACAGTAGGCTATACTACTAATATGATACATATGTgtcttttatactttttttgtagTAGCCTAATCATTCTTTGCTTTGttctttatctatctatctatctatctatctacggTAAGCTCTTATGTAAAATGTTttctgtgtgtaaaaaaaaacaggttttcagatagCAGCTGATTATTTACATAGCACCACCAGGCCTTAGAACTTTGTTATGAGAACATTCATCCCACACCGTTTTGACAAAGCACATCCTCTCAACATTACATCCTTTTAATTCCTGCTAAGTTCTTGCCACCCGTTTCCATTGTAGGAATTGTCACTAGATAAACACACATTAACTCTGATTAAATTTGGTGGATTTAATAATTTAGCATTCCTGTTTGTTTCCCTGGCAATAAATTCTGCAGTTCAAAAGGACTATGCTTGTGTCTCAATGACTTTTGTGGCATTACGATTTTGTAATGTTTGACAGTACCATTTTTATGTTGACATTAAAAGTCAACACTAGTTATGTGATTCAAATATGATTTCTGTCTATTTCTGTTATAAGCTACAACAGACGTGGCTTCTCTTGTGGAGGGGAATACGTTTGAATGCTGCagctagctggcacagccacaaaatcataacatctgattttaaaccWAACCCTAACCTTAAAAGGGGCAATGCAMTTAAAAACGTGATTTTATGTAAATATCTTCAAATGTTTTCCTAACGCCCAcatgatcagactgagcatttcacaGGTTAAAGGAGTCTCAGGGAAATACATGATACAAATATATTGTggagttattttcattaaataagcACACACGGTGATTTATTAGACATGCAGTGATGATTTCCAAATAAAATGACAAAGATTGCATGGGGACTTTAACCCCAAACGTAACCACACTTCTTACAAATATGCTTAACCCTAATCTTACATTCATTTCATAACTRTTTACAATATAGCCTATTTGGACTTTGCAGCTAGCCCATCTTGCGAAGATCGCTCAGTTCTGTGTTAAGGACAAGATTTATCTCAATAAACATGAACCTGCTGTTAAAACACAGCTTTCTGCTTAGGCCTTATTGCTATATCTGTCAGGACACATTacacaaaaaagtatttagtgcaCAGCACAACTGAAGTGTAAGGGCAACATAAATGTAcactttactgatgtcaacggAGACTACCATATTTACTTGCATGCAGATCTGGAGCACTTAATGGATGGAGGGGAAAAACACCTGCATCATTTTCATTAAAAATCATCATGCCATCGCTGGTTAATGAAGCATGGATCCTAACAgctgagagggaggggagagtaaACCATTACTGCGATGATTGTAAAGGAGAGATCGTATTTGTGCTGTGAATTCTATGAGATAAATGTTTGTGWGTGTGACAGGGCGCTAGTCATTAGGACATGTTAAGTGTATCCATGTGGAGGAGTCTCTTTGACAAGTGTCCCCCTGCCTGCCCTCTTGGTTTACCAATTAGTGCAGTATGTTACTCTTGATAATACCACAGGCTCATATTGATAAATGTTACTGATTAGAATTTAATGTATGGTACTGTGCGGTCTCTCACATAACTTGGGAGATCTRCTTATTATCTTTTTTTAATGATGTGTGAGCAATGTACCTTTGTACATGCAATGTATTGTGTTTATGAGCTCACATGTTCGTGCCTTACCATCTTGAGTGACATGTGACAGGTCAGTGATGATCTTAGAGGGCTTTTTCCGCTTGTTAGGTGGGGCAGGTGTTCCATGAGGCATGACTGCAGACTGAGAACACATGTAAACAGGAAGTTAGAAAAGGTCACAGAACATACCAAGCTACTGTATAATATGTCTGGATTTagctatatttatatatatatatatatatatatatacagtaccagtcaaaagtctggacacacctactcattctccattttagaataatagtgaagatatcaaaactatgaaataatacatatggaatcatgtagtaaccaaaaaagtgttaaactaatcaaaatatatgttacatttgagattattcaaagtagccaccctttgccttgatgacagctttgcacactcttgatattctctcaaccagcttcatgaggtagtcacctggaatgcatttcaattaacaggtgtgccttgttaaatcaatcagttgtgttgtgacaagtaatacggtggtatacagaagatagccctatttggtaaaataccaacttcatataatggcaagaacagtcaaataagcaaagagaaacgacagcccatcattactttaagacatgaaggtcagtcaWtccggaacatttcaagaactttgaaagtttcttcaagtgcagtcgcaaaaaccaccaagcgctatgatgaaaggaagacccagcatggagcacctctgctgcagaggataagttcattagagttaactgcacctcagattgcagcccaaataaattattcacagagttcaagtaacagacacaacatcaactgttcagatgatactgcgtgaatcaggccttcatggtcaaattgctgcaaagaaaccactactaaaggattttttattttactaggcaagtcagttcagaacaaattcttattttcaatgatgacctaggagcagtgggttaactgccttgttcagaggcagaacaacagaattgtaccttgtcagctcagggattcMatcttgcaacctttcggttactagtccaacgctctaaccactaggctacgctgttaCGCTGCCGATYccaataataagaagagacttgcttgggccaagaaactcgagcaatggacattagaccggtggaaatctgtcctttggtctgatgaatccaaatttgattTGGTTCcaatttggttccaaccgccgtgtctttgtgagatgtagagtaggtgaacagatgatctccgcatgtgtggttcccactgtgaagcatggaggaggtggtgggatggtgtaagggtgctttgctggtgacactgtctttaatatatttagaattcaaggcacacttaaccagcatggctaccacagcattctgcagcgatacYccatcccatctggtttgcgcttagtgggactatcatttgtttttcaacaggccaatgaccaaaaacacacctccaggctgtgtaagggctatttgaccaagaaggagagtgatggagtgctgcatcagatgccctgtctccacaatcacccgacctcaacccaattgagatggtctgggatgagttggaccatagagtgaaggaaaagcagccaacaagtactcagcatatgtgggaactccttcaagactgttggaaaagtattccaggtgaagctggttgagagaataacaagagtgtgcgagcaaagggtggctactttgaagaatctcaaatataacatatattttgatttgtttagcacttttttggttactacatgattccatatgtgttatttcatagttttgatgtcttcactattattctacaatgtataaaataatacaaataaagaaaaacctttgaatgagtgggtgtgtccaaacgtttgactggtactgtatatatatgtgtatatatggtCTCTCTGTAGCCACTCATTAGCAGAAAAAACTAATTGTGGAAAAGAAAGTGTTTCTGTTCAAggcagcacagagagaggagatcggGGATTGGAGTCCCTCTAGTGATAATCTCTAACCATTGCACTATGTTGGGACCCACACTTATGAGGCCATGCTTCTGAGSCCATGAAGAACACGTGCAGACTGCCCTCTGCTCCTTTTCCAAGTTCAGAGTGGCTTCAGATCCATAACATTCCCCGAGCCAACAGATGTCCGMCCGTGAGAAATCATATAGCCCACTGTAagtttctgttttgtttggtcTGACAACTCTAGAAATTAGAAAGGTTTAACACAgagtatactgtaggcctacagtggttGCAGTAAACACATTCCTCTTCATGAGCTGATGAGCACAAATTACCAAGCCTTTCAGATCAATCCAATTTGCAGTAAACACATCGATCCAATTTGATGGATACGATGAACATGGCTGTAATCATAGATTCTTAAAGTAGGTAGAAATCTGACACAGGAACTCTGTAGTCTAGGTTGCTAGGTGAAGCTTGAAGACATGGAAGATCTCAGTTGGGATACAGAACAAGCARCACGCCACCTAGCATGTTTATGTCTCACAGAGCCCTTTTCTATGTACTGTAGTTCTCCTTTAAGCCATACTGTTCTGTACCTACTGAGAGTCTGCAGCTTCTTTAAGACCCACTCTGTGGCAAACTTCGCATCACATCGACTGACTGTAACCTAATCCACCAGAGCTATTTTCAGCCAAGACCTTTTAGCGACGAGTAGTGGCGTCAGTGTACTATCAGATGTGTGAGACGCAATGGACACtcatatacaaacacatacacattggCACAATTGTCAAGAGAATGAGCTAATCTTCccaaaattaaaatgaagatgttGAGGGGTGAGAGGTGGGTGGATTGGAGAAGGGATTGTGGGGGAGGACTTTGTAAATCCCCTGTAAAATTATCACCAGCTGAGGACCCCAGCACTCAGGTTTCCCCTCCCCAGCTGGGTATTCCAGGCTTTGCACACCATATAAAATGTGCTGTTGGACAAAGGGGAGCAGTCAGCACATTATCTCAGAGCCTGCCTGCGTCTTTGAGTGATGGGCAAATTCTAAAAATGTTCAATGAACGTCAAGATCACTTCACCACGCCTTCAAAAGCACTTTATATCCCATAAATMAATAAATAATGCATTCCTTATTGAGTCAAGGTCTTCAAACATAATTTCAATTCTCAAGTGCAGCTATTTTTGAATGCTATAGGTGAAGCTTTTGCACAACTGTATTTACTTTCCAGTTTGCCGTTGACGGCCAAGTCATGCATGCAATTGGTTAYTACAATCAAGCTGATGGCATGATCCACTCACCCAGTTTTTTAAATCCTTATGTTCAAGGAGGTCTAGTAATACCAGTAGGAGATGAAGGCTTCAGGTTAATctcagtcagaagtttacaaatcACAGGGTGCCTCTGACCTGTGGCTGGACTCAGATCCCAGGGAGTGCGAAATCCACCCTGAGCTTGGATGGCAGATCTTTGATGGGGgctgagggaaggggggggggttgaggttgGGGTAAAAGTAAAGTGGGGATGGGGGTGAAAGTGCTGATGGGGCTATCAAGAGATGGTCCGGGGGGCCGATGTATAGAACCGGTGCAGAGTGAGGGGGGAGTCTAAACTTAGTTATAATAGAGCCTCAAAGGACGGAGGAGTGTCtgagggtgtgatttggggttggCGTCATTGGTTTGCCCATTTTCCCCTTCATTAATTAACT from Salvelinus sp. IW2-2015 linkage group LG25, ASM291031v2, whole genome shotgun sequence encodes:
- the LOC111952063 gene encoding myozenin-1 isoform X1; protein product: MPHGTPAPPNKRKKPSKIITDLSHVTQDEYESEPEASEFDLGTKIKTPKDTMLEELNLFTNKGSKMFQRRQKRVEKFIYENNPDLFGSESMENFQKLVPSLGGTMMLDASGHMVEKKAGPPVPPPKPGKDGHGHGHGQGHEHGHEHGHEHGHEHGHEHGHEHGHHGHAHHDDVAPGEHGHGSHGVEVALDKAKKRHDYVPSYVSPWEKAMKGNQELTSSMRYHMPGPHAHHDLPKFKSFNRSATPFGGFDKASQLMTFQLPDTHEVAHDEPELAMVYQHEIGARPSFNRTPIGWVGSGEPSSIHIELDAMPFDGETDDL
- the LOC111952063 gene encoding myozenin-1 isoform X2, which produces MPHGTPAPPNKRKKPSKIITDLSHVTQDEYESEPEASEFDLGTKIKTPKDTMLEELNLFTNKGSKMFQRRQKRVEKFIYENNPDLFGSESMENFQKLVPSLGGTMMLDASGHMVEKKAGPPVPPPKPGSHGVEVALDKAKKRHDYVPSYVSPWEKAMKGNQELTSSMRYHMPGPHAHHDLPKFKSFNRSATPFGGFDKASQLMTFQLPDTHEVAHDEPELAMVYQHEIGARPSFNRTPIGWVGSGEPSSIHIELDAMPFDGETDDL